A genomic window from Exiguobacterium acetylicum DSM 20416 includes:
- a CDS encoding dihydroorotase has product MITRIENARWFEAGQVRTGDIRIDDGKITDLAATPQAGETVIDASGLFVAPGFVDIHVHLREPGGEHKETIATGTAAAAAGGFTTICPMPNTRPVPDDRQTLDALFRKIEETASVRVLPYAAISKNQLGQELVAFDQLTDAVAFTDDGVGVQTAAVMRTAMQQAARLGKTIVAHCEDDSLKAGCVHEGNYSRREGLQGIPSLAESIHIARDVLIAEETGCHYHVCHVSTKESVRVIRDAKRAGIRVTAEVTPHHLVLIDEDIPNQDPNFKMNPPLRSEADRQALLEGLADGTIDCIATDHAPHAAEEKALGIERAPFGITGFETAFPLLYTKLVAEGEMTLETLIRNLTDKAAAIFELPYGKLEVGAEADLVLLDLETERTISPERFRSKGKNTPFAGERLKGFPVMTLVKGEIVFKEDTAHA; this is encoded by the coding sequence ATGATAACACGAATTGAGAATGCAAGATGGTTCGAGGCGGGACAAGTTCGGACGGGGGATATTCGAATCGATGACGGGAAAATTACGGATTTAGCAGCAACACCACAAGCTGGAGAAACGGTCATTGATGCATCCGGCTTATTCGTTGCACCAGGATTCGTCGACATCCATGTCCATCTACGGGAACCGGGCGGCGAACATAAGGAAACGATTGCGACCGGCACAGCAGCGGCGGCAGCGGGAGGATTCACGACGATTTGTCCGATGCCGAACACGCGTCCTGTACCGGACGATCGCCAAACACTCGATGCCTTGTTCCGAAAGATTGAAGAAACGGCGTCCGTCCGGGTTTTGCCTTACGCGGCGATTTCAAAAAATCAACTCGGACAAGAACTCGTCGCGTTCGACCAACTAACAGATGCTGTTGCGTTCACGGATGACGGTGTCGGTGTCCAGACGGCAGCAGTCATGCGGACAGCGATGCAACAAGCGGCACGGCTCGGGAAAACGATCGTTGCCCACTGCGAAGATGATTCATTAAAAGCAGGGTGTGTGCACGAGGGGAACTATAGTCGACGGGAAGGACTACAAGGTATTCCATCGCTTGCTGAGAGTATCCACATCGCCCGGGATGTCCTGATCGCCGAAGAGACTGGCTGCCATTACCATGTTTGTCACGTTTCGACGAAAGAATCGGTCCGTGTCATCCGTGATGCGAAACGAGCCGGGATCCGGGTGACGGCAGAAGTCACACCACACCATCTCGTGTTGATCGATGAAGACATACCGAATCAGGATCCGAACTTTAAAATGAATCCTCCCCTGCGGAGTGAAGCGGATCGCCAAGCATTGCTCGAGGGGCTAGCGGACGGAACGATTGATTGCATCGCGACCGATCATGCTCCTCATGCGGCAGAAGAGAAGGCACTCGGTATCGAACGCGCCCCGTTCGGCATCACAGGGTTTGAGACGGCCTTCCCATTGCTCTATACGAAACTCGTCGCTGAAGGTGAGATGACACTTGAAACACTGATTCGGAATTTGACAGACAAGGCAGCAGCGATCTTTGAACTTCCTTACGGCAAACTCGAAGTGGGGGCGGAAGCAGATTTGGTTCTGCTTGATTTAGAAACAGAGCGGACCATATCACCGGAACGATTCCGCTCAAAAGGTAAGAACACACCGTTCGCAGGAGAACGGTTAAAAGGATTCCCGGTCATGACGCTCGTCAAGGGAGAAATCGTATTCAAGGAGGACACAGCACATGCATAA